The following coding sequences are from one Leptospira mayottensis 200901116 window:
- a CDS encoding LIC12015 family putative lipoprotein yields the protein MKQKILSLTILTLFVMFVINCSRDSDVLASFKSGTVTREELRAYYKLRGIEPDLNSASIATQAKIVEEIGIQKIAEINNKNTNLVTKDEYEKIMSFVEPQVVFNDYRKQFSEKLLTSGMLEFAFGRILFLKAEPNASTKANSLLQQIQTIKSDREIAEFIAKNTDEVQRKAIGGKLEPHCINCGDDPFTAILKEAANKKGEFILKEAQGNYYILRVERIEKIYPKKIDKFFQNELDKLKTLALKYVSKEGITEDEKNAAKFYSDLVVNERANQTAEHYGNRFFKEAWKKEMDSLKTKSGLKIVDLTPEFIKGLKSETILFEDKNKVKFSFKDLAVEFNKISPIIQKRKGSPEEEKNDQLSFYTQIYLPIRISAESQEVQSIKDTKEFKKTLPLLGRSVLFMLIRNRSIDPEVTITEKEIRDTYEAGKLYAYSKASTANPNERVPEDFSKVRDRIKQELAEAKKQSIFQDYLSKLKSENEFKIASESLKAGQI from the coding sequence ATGAAACAAAAAATTCTATCTCTAACCATTCTTACCCTATTCGTAATGTTTGTTATAAACTGCAGTAGGGATTCAGACGTTCTCGCTTCCTTTAAATCCGGAACGGTAACGCGCGAAGAACTGAGGGCTTATTACAAACTTCGCGGTATAGAACCCGACCTAAATAGCGCTTCGATCGCAACTCAGGCAAAAATCGTGGAAGAAATCGGAATTCAAAAAATCGCCGAAATCAATAATAAGAATACGAACTTAGTCACGAAAGACGAATACGAGAAAATTATGAGTTTCGTTGAACCTCAAGTCGTATTCAACGATTATAGAAAGCAGTTTTCTGAAAAACTTCTTACTTCGGGAATGCTTGAATTCGCCTTTGGAAGGATCCTATTTTTAAAAGCAGAACCCAACGCTTCGACAAAAGCAAATTCGCTTCTCCAGCAAATACAAACAATCAAATCCGATCGGGAAATCGCGGAGTTTATAGCAAAAAATACGGATGAAGTACAAAGAAAAGCGATCGGTGGAAAACTAGAACCGCATTGTATCAACTGCGGGGACGATCCATTTACAGCAATTCTTAAGGAAGCCGCGAATAAAAAAGGGGAATTTATCCTCAAAGAAGCACAAGGAAATTATTATATTCTTAGAGTGGAAAGAATCGAAAAAATTTATCCGAAGAAGATTGATAAATTCTTTCAAAACGAATTGGATAAATTGAAGACCCTTGCGTTGAAATACGTTTCCAAAGAAGGAATTACCGAAGATGAAAAAAACGCGGCGAAATTTTATTCGGACTTAGTCGTGAACGAAAGGGCAAATCAAACTGCAGAACACTATGGAAACCGTTTTTTCAAAGAAGCGTGGAAGAAGGAAATGGATTCTTTGAAAACAAAAAGTGGTTTAAAAATCGTAGATCTAACTCCCGAATTTATCAAAGGATTAAAATCGGAGACGATTCTTTTCGAAGATAAAAACAAAGTGAAATTTTCCTTTAAGGATCTTGCCGTAGAATTCAATAAAATTTCTCCGATTATTCAGAAGCGTAAAGGTTCCCCCGAAGAGGAAAAAAACGATCAGCTATCGTTTTACACTCAAATCTATCTTCCAATCCGAATTTCCGCTGAGTCCCAAGAAGTTCAATCGATTAAGGACACAAAAGAATTTAAGAAAACTCTTCCATTACTGGGCAGGTCCGTTCTTTTTATGCTCATTCGAAATCGTTCAATCGATCCGGAAGTAACCATTACCGAAAAAGAAATCAGAGACACTTACGAAGCGGGAAAACTCTACGCATACTCCAAAGCTTCTACTGCTAATCCCAACGAAAGAGTTCCGGAAGATTTCAGTAAGGTAAGGGATAGAATCAAACAAGAATTAGCCGAAGCAAAAAAGCAGTCTATCTTTCAAGACTACCTGTCAAAGCTCAAATCCGAAAACGAATTTAAAATTGCATCTGAAAGTTTGAAGGCAGGACAAATCTAA
- a CDS encoding STAS domain-containing protein, whose translation MILNEIIISTEKIDNVQVMKLQGSINSFTEKKFRDQLSVSIRSGPVILDLEEVSLISSRGIQSLKEMNQLSFTSRNKLVLIHPTESVRKAIKMAALNGLFLIAPDEESALKMTMKNR comes from the coding sequence ATGATTCTAAACGAAATCATCATTTCTACGGAAAAAATCGACAACGTTCAGGTTATGAAACTTCAAGGTTCCATCAACTCATTTACTGAAAAAAAATTCAGAGATCAACTTTCGGTTTCGATCCGTTCCGGTCCTGTGATTTTGGATCTAGAAGAAGTCAGTTTGATTTCTTCTCGTGGAATTCAATCTTTGAAGGAAATGAATCAGTTGAGTTTTACTTCACGCAACAAATTAGTACTGATTCATCCCACCGAATCGGTTCGCAAGGCGATCAAAATGGCGGCCCTCAACGGACTTTTTTTGATTGCTCCGGACGAAGAATCCGCTCTGAAAATGACGATGAAAAATAGGTAG
- a CDS encoding diacylglycerol/polyprenol kinase family protein, protein MTNFNYARKLWHLLGLIFPVCYYLDVFQGAFGLLNATRVVVFVSLVFCLGVVILLEYFRFRFPGFQRFFLSILGALMKEEEKTRLNGTLPYFLSCMFVVFLFPPEISILAMLFLVIGDPTAAWIGTFYGKHRFSNGKSVEGIIGFIVVCSIVGFVFMYLFETSDKRNFLRTEDFVFYNSLIFLTPAILISAITELYCGTYWNGLVDDNLLIPSVSAVVLGFTAWLILGMEPSAIFLNPTELFLKI, encoded by the coding sequence GTGACAAATTTCAACTATGCGCGTAAACTTTGGCATCTTCTCGGGTTGATCTTTCCTGTTTGTTACTACTTGGATGTCTTTCAAGGAGCGTTCGGACTTTTGAATGCGACACGCGTAGTGGTCTTCGTTTCGTTGGTGTTTTGTCTTGGGGTGGTTATACTGCTTGAATATTTTCGTTTTCGATTTCCGGGTTTTCAAAGATTCTTTTTGTCGATCCTAGGTGCTTTGATGAAGGAGGAAGAAAAGACGAGATTGAACGGTACTCTCCCTTATTTTCTTTCCTGCATGTTTGTTGTATTTTTGTTTCCTCCTGAGATTTCCATTCTTGCCATGCTTTTTCTCGTAATCGGAGATCCGACCGCTGCCTGGATCGGAACATTTTACGGAAAGCACAGATTTTCCAACGGAAAATCCGTGGAAGGAATCATCGGATTCATCGTTGTTTGTTCAATTGTAGGTTTTGTTTTTATGTATCTTTTTGAGACGTCCGATAAACGGAATTTTTTGAGGACAGAAGATTTTGTATTTTATAATAGTCTAATTTTCTTAACTCCTGCCATTTTGATTTCCGCGATTACAGAACTTTACTGCGGGACCTATTGGAACGGTCTCGTAGACGATAATCTTTTGATTCCCTCCGTTTCCGCTGTAGTTTTGGGTTTTACTGCCTGGTTGATTTTAGGAATGGAACCTTCCGCAATTTTCCTGAATCCGACGGAATTGTTTTTAAAGATCTAA
- the lepA gene encoding translation elongation factor 4: protein MSDKQQFIRNFSIIAHIDHGKSTLADRLLEIGQVTNDRTKKDQILDSMDIERERGITIKANNATFDYLAEDGHTYTMNLLDTPGHVDFTYEVSRSLKACEGVLLIVDASQGVEAQTLANLYLAMEQDLEILPVMNKIDLPAADVEKTKIQIEESLGLDSEKAVAISAKTGLNVKEVLEQITKQIPAPKGDPKGPLKALIYDSYFDPYMGVVIKIRVFDGSIKKGDRFLIMSTGKDFTVNEVGINRITLTPTNGLGAGEVGYLIAGIKKVSDAKTGDTITLFSNPTKESIPGYKEAKPMVFSGLYPINGEQFDELVDAIEKLKLNDAALIFEKESSVALGFGFRVGYLGLLHMEIVQERLEREFNLDLITTAPSVKYIIRSKSGEVEEIDNPSRFPEPITIESTEEPYVKATVITPNEYVGNIMALAMDKRGIQLDTVYLTQDKVQLTYELPLAELIFEFYDKLKSFTRGYASLDYEPSGYKVSQLVKMDILVNGEPVDALSMIVHRTKAEQRGREIIEKLKDLIPRHQFMIPIQAAVGGKILARESISALRKNVTAKCYGGDITRKKKLLEKQKEGKKRMKQIGNVEIPQEAFLAVLKTSN from the coding sequence ATGAGCGATAAACAGCAATTCATCCGTAATTTTTCCATCATAGCCCATATTGATCACGGTAAGTCGACCTTGGCTGACAGACTTTTGGAAATCGGTCAAGTCACAAATGATCGAACCAAGAAGGATCAAATTTTAGATTCGATGGATATTGAAAGAGAAAGAGGGATCACGATCAAGGCCAACAACGCAACCTTTGATTATCTCGCCGAAGACGGCCATACCTACACGATGAATTTGCTCGACACTCCGGGCCACGTGGATTTTACCTACGAGGTTTCCCGTTCCCTCAAAGCTTGCGAGGGAGTTCTTTTGATCGTGGATGCGAGTCAAGGAGTGGAAGCGCAGACTCTTGCAAATCTTTATCTTGCGATGGAACAAGATTTGGAAATTCTTCCTGTCATGAATAAGATCGATCTTCCCGCGGCGGATGTAGAAAAAACAAAGATTCAGATCGAAGAAAGTTTGGGATTGGATTCCGAGAAGGCGGTCGCAATTTCAGCAAAGACCGGCCTAAATGTAAAAGAAGTTCTCGAACAAATTACCAAACAAATTCCCGCTCCGAAAGGAGATCCGAAAGGACCTCTCAAAGCATTGATTTATGATTCTTATTTCGATCCTTATATGGGAGTTGTGATCAAGATCCGGGTTTTTGACGGAAGTATTAAAAAGGGAGATCGTTTTCTCATTATGAGTACGGGAAAGGATTTTACCGTAAACGAAGTTGGAATTAACCGAATCACACTGACTCCGACCAATGGTCTCGGAGCCGGGGAAGTTGGGTATCTCATCGCCGGAATCAAAAAAGTTTCCGATGCAAAGACGGGAGATACGATCACTTTATTTTCCAATCCCACAAAAGAATCGATTCCCGGTTACAAAGAAGCAAAACCGATGGTTTTCTCCGGACTTTACCCGATTAACGGAGAGCAGTTTGACGAACTTGTGGACGCGATTGAAAAACTCAAACTCAACGACGCCGCCCTCATATTTGAAAAGGAGAGTTCTGTTGCTCTCGGATTCGGATTCCGTGTGGGATATCTCGGACTTCTTCATATGGAAATTGTTCAGGAAAGATTGGAAAGAGAATTCAATCTCGATCTGATCACAACAGCTCCTTCTGTGAAGTACATCATTCGCAGTAAGAGTGGTGAAGTAGAAGAAATCGATAACCCGTCCCGTTTTCCAGAGCCGATTACAATCGAATCTACGGAAGAACCCTATGTCAAAGCGACCGTGATTACCCCGAACGAATACGTGGGTAATATCATGGCCCTTGCGATGGACAAACGTGGAATTCAGTTGGATACGGTCTATCTTACTCAGGATAAGGTTCAATTGACTTATGAACTTCCTCTTGCAGAACTCATTTTCGAATTTTATGATAAACTCAAGTCTTTTACGAGGGGCTATGCTTCTCTGGACTACGAGCCTTCCGGTTATAAGGTTTCTCAACTCGTGAAAATGGATATTCTTGTAAACGGAGAACCCGTGGACGCTCTTTCCATGATCGTTCATCGGACGAAAGCGGAGCAGAGGGGACGGGAAATCATCGAAAAGTTAAAGGATTTGATTCCAAGACATCAGTTTATGATTCCGATTCAGGCCGCCGTAGGAGGAAAAATACTCGCAAGAGAAAGTATCTCTGCACTTCGTAAAAACGTTACTGCAAAGTGCTACGGAGGGGACATTACTCGTAAGAAAAAACTTTTAGAAAAGCAAAAAGAAGGAAAAAAGCGGATGAAACAGATTGGG